A genome region from Mycolicibacterium litorale includes the following:
- a CDS encoding PadR family transcriptional regulator, whose translation MVSLRFAALGLLAQHPGSGYDLLKRFEKSMANVWPATQSQLYGELNRLADSGLIEVTAVGPRGRKEYRVTAAGRAELRRWITDPADDPPLRRPDLLRVFLLGELSPAAARSYAAGFADHAASELRRLEELRDSLHWDDDDAAFYGRAALEYGLRLAAMEKEWAAGLAVAIAERR comes from the coding sequence TTGGTGAGCCTTCGATTCGCCGCCCTCGGCCTCCTCGCACAGCATCCCGGCAGCGGGTACGACCTGCTCAAACGCTTCGAGAAGTCGATGGCCAACGTCTGGCCTGCGACACAGAGCCAGCTGTACGGCGAGCTCAACCGACTGGCCGACAGCGGCCTCATCGAGGTCACGGCAGTCGGTCCGCGCGGCCGCAAGGAATACCGGGTCACGGCGGCGGGCCGGGCCGAACTCCGGCGCTGGATCACCGATCCGGCCGACGACCCACCGCTGCGCCGGCCGGATCTGCTCAGGGTGTTCCTGCTCGGCGAGCTCAGCCCTGCCGCGGCGCGCAGCTACGCCGCCGGGTTCGCCGACCACGCGGCATCGGAACTGCGCCGCCTCGAAGAGCTTCGCGATTCGCTGCACTGGGACGACGACGATGCCGCGTTCTACGGCCGAGCGGCCCTCGAATACGGGCTGCGTCTCGCGGCGATGGAGAAGGAGTGGGCTGCGGGCCTGGCGGTCGCCATCGCCGAACGTCGTTGA
- a CDS encoding GntR family transcriptional regulator produces MPARRHSALLTTLSANRSPHSRPPVVDELRRVILEGGAPPGSSIPVNEVAEALGVSAIPVRESLKTLVAEGLVAHQPNVGYSVALLTATELAEMYIVRETLESAALAAAVANASEADRRAVAAAHRLLERAVQEDDRHSYHRQSRHFHIGMARPSGTLRLVHMLESAWNITEPVQLMVHVEPSERAALHADHGRMLEAFLDRDVDALLATSRRHHQRLNTVVAALPPDSGLIAHG; encoded by the coding sequence ATGCCGGCCCGTCGACACTCCGCTCTGTTGACCACGCTGTCGGCCAACCGATCGCCGCACTCGCGGCCTCCCGTGGTCGACGAGTTGCGCCGCGTCATCCTCGAAGGCGGCGCTCCGCCAGGGTCGTCCATCCCGGTCAACGAGGTCGCCGAGGCGCTCGGCGTCAGCGCCATCCCGGTCCGCGAGAGCCTCAAGACGCTCGTCGCCGAGGGCCTCGTCGCGCACCAGCCGAACGTCGGCTACAGCGTCGCGCTGCTGACGGCCACGGAACTCGCCGAGATGTACATCGTCCGCGAGACGCTCGAATCGGCGGCTCTGGCGGCCGCGGTGGCCAACGCATCGGAGGCCGATCGCAGGGCGGTGGCCGCAGCGCACCGCCTCCTGGAGCGGGCGGTCCAGGAGGACGACCGGCATTCCTACCACCGCCAGAGCCGGCACTTCCACATCGGCATGGCCCGGCCGTCCGGCACGCTGCGGCTGGTGCACATGCTCGAATCCGCTTGGAACATCACCGAACCCGTGCAGTTGATGGTGCATGTCGAGCCGTCCGAACGGGCAGCGCTACACGCCGACCACGGCCGGATGCTCGAAGCCTTCCTCGACCGCGACGTCGACGCACTGCTCGCCACGAGCAGGCGCCACCACCAGCGGCTGAACACCGTGGTGGCCGCGCTCCCTCCTGACAGCGGGTTGATCGCGCACGGCTGA
- a CDS encoding NCS1 family nucleobase:cation symporter-1: MTDTRDLPPSAVVGAGDVVEAAGHPVGSGVIKDTYDPRLTNEDLAPLGKQTWSSYNIFAFWMSDVHSVGGYVTAGSLFALGLASWQVLIALLVGIVIVNVLCNLVAKPSQQAGVPYPVVCRSSFGVLGANIPAIIRGLIAVAWYGIQTYLASAALDVVLLKLFPGLAPYADVDQYGFTGLSLLGWCSFMVLWVLQACVFWRGMESIRKFIDFCGPAVYVVMFILCGYLLWKSGWHVSLSLGGEKQGNTVVVMLGAIALVVSYFSGPMLNFGDFARYGKSFEAVKKGNFLGLPVNFLMFSILVVVTAAATVPVFGELLTDPVETVARIDSVTAIVLGALTFSIATIGINIVANFISPAFDFSNVSPQRISWRMGGMIAAVGSVLLTPWNLYSNPEVIHYTLETLGAFIGPLFGVLIADFYLVRRQKIVVDDLFTMSKTANYWYKKGYNPAAVAATLVGAVLAMAPVLLGGVVFGMAGAAQYSWFIGCGVAFAMYYVLATRGPWRMTALRVAEGATLVAN, from the coding sequence ATGACAGACACCCGTGACCTTCCGCCGAGCGCCGTGGTCGGCGCGGGCGACGTCGTCGAAGCCGCAGGGCATCCGGTCGGTAGCGGGGTGATCAAAGACACCTACGATCCGCGGCTGACCAATGAAGACCTCGCGCCGCTGGGCAAGCAGACGTGGTCCTCGTACAACATCTTCGCGTTCTGGATGTCCGACGTGCACAGCGTGGGCGGCTACGTCACCGCGGGCAGCCTGTTCGCCCTCGGCCTGGCGAGCTGGCAGGTCCTGATCGCTCTGCTCGTCGGCATTGTCATCGTCAACGTGCTGTGCAACCTCGTCGCCAAACCCAGCCAGCAGGCCGGCGTGCCCTACCCCGTGGTGTGCCGCAGTTCCTTCGGTGTCCTCGGCGCCAACATCCCGGCCATCATCCGCGGCCTGATCGCGGTGGCGTGGTACGGCATCCAGACCTATCTGGCATCGGCGGCCCTGGATGTCGTGCTGCTGAAGCTGTTTCCCGGCCTGGCGCCCTACGCCGACGTCGACCAGTACGGGTTCACCGGACTGTCGCTGCTCGGGTGGTGCAGCTTCATGGTGCTGTGGGTGCTGCAGGCGTGCGTGTTCTGGCGCGGGATGGAGTCGATCCGCAAGTTCATCGACTTCTGCGGGCCCGCCGTCTACGTCGTGATGTTCATCCTCTGCGGCTACCTGCTGTGGAAGTCGGGTTGGCACGTCAGCCTGTCGCTCGGTGGCGAGAAGCAGGGCAACACAGTGGTCGTCATGCTCGGCGCGATCGCCCTTGTGGTGTCGTACTTCTCCGGGCCCATGCTGAACTTCGGCGACTTCGCGCGCTACGGCAAGAGCTTCGAGGCGGTCAAGAAGGGCAACTTCCTGGGCCTGCCGGTCAACTTCTTGATGTTCTCGATTCTGGTGGTCGTCACCGCGGCCGCGACGGTGCCGGTGTTCGGCGAGCTCCTCACCGATCCGGTCGAGACCGTGGCCCGCATCGACAGCGTCACCGCGATCGTGCTCGGCGCCCTGACGTTCTCCATCGCCACGATCGGCATCAACATCGTCGCCAACTTCATCAGCCCCGCGTTCGACTTCTCCAACGTGAGCCCGCAGCGCATCAGCTGGCGCATGGGCGGCATGATCGCCGCCGTGGGCTCGGTGCTGCTCACACCGTGGAACCTCTACAGCAACCCGGAGGTCATCCATTACACGCTGGAGACCCTCGGCGCGTTCATCGGCCCGCTGTTCGGGGTGCTGATCGCCGACTTCTATCTGGTGCGCAGGCAGAAGATCGTCGTCGACGACCTGTTCACGATGTCGAAGACGGCGAACTACTGGTACAAGAAGGGCTACAACCCGGCCGCGGTGGCCGCGACACTGGTGGGCGCGGTCCTGGCCATGGCCCCCGTGCTGCTCGGCGGCGTGGTGTTCGGCATGGCCGGCGCCGCCCAGTACAGCTGGTTCATCGGCTGCGGCGTGGCGTTCGCCATGTACTACGTGCTGGCCACCCGCGGCCCGTGGCGTATGACCGCGCTCCGCGTCGCCGAGGGCGCCACGTTGGTCGCCAACTGA
- a CDS encoding PadR family transcriptional regulator, translated as MSNPFTPPGGFGFGFGPMDRRALHEQRRHARREFRDQRREQRRPDCVNDHGAAFGPGFGPGFGRGPGPGFEFGFDPRGGLGFGPGPRGRRGGGRGRGRRGDVRAAILTLLAERPMHGYEMIQEIAERSNGLWKPSPGSVYPTLQLLVDEGLIVGTETEGSKKLFEVTDDGRAAAEKVETPPWEQITDDAGPGHANLRTAVGQLMGAVAQSAYAASDEQQARILEIVNNARREIYTVLGEE; from the coding sequence ATGAGCAACCCATTCACCCCACCCGGCGGATTCGGCTTCGGCTTCGGCCCGATGGACCGGCGAGCACTGCACGAGCAGCGTCGTCACGCCCGCCGCGAATTCCGCGACCAGCGACGCGAACAGCGTCGTCCCGACTGCGTCAACGACCACGGTGCCGCGTTCGGACCGGGCTTCGGTCCCGGTTTCGGCCGCGGCCCCGGCCCCGGCTTCGAGTTCGGATTCGACCCGCGCGGCGGACTCGGTTTCGGGCCGGGTCCGCGCGGTAGGCGCGGCGGGGGCCGCGGACGCGGACGGCGCGGCGACGTGCGTGCCGCGATCCTCACCCTGCTGGCCGAACGGCCGATGCACGGCTACGAGATGATCCAGGAGATCGCCGAACGCAGTAACGGGCTGTGGAAACCCAGCCCCGGTTCGGTCTACCCGACACTGCAACTGCTGGTCGACGAAGGTCTCATCGTCGGCACCGAGACCGAGGGCAGCAAGAAGCTGTTCGAAGTCACCGACGACGGCCGCGCGGCCGCCGAGAAGGTCGAGACCCCGCCGTGGGAACAGATCACCGACGACGCCGGCCCAGGTCACGCGAACCTGCGCACTGCGGTCGGCCAGCTGATGGGCGCCGTCGCACAGTCGGCGTACGCCGCCAGCGACGAACAGCAGGCCCGCATCCTCGAGATCGTCAACAACGCCCGCCGCGAGATCTACACGGTGCTCGGCGAGGAATAG
- the glpK gene encoding glycerol kinase GlpK has product MIFDHDGAEVGRHQLEHEQILPKAGWVEHNPVEIWERTASVMMSALNRTNLSATDLCAVGITNQRETALVWNRRTGRPYYNAIVWQDTRTDRIATALDRDGRGEVIRRKAGLPPATYFSAGKVQWILDNVDGVREAAEKGDALFGTADSWVVWNLTGGPRGGVHVTDVTNASRTMLMDLETLDWDDELLSFFGIPRQMLPEIKPSSCPDCHGVTREDGPLGGEVPITGILGDQQAAMVGQVCLSAGEAKNTYGTGNFLLLNTGEKIVRSDNGLLTTVCYQFAPRDGGPAKPVYALEGSIAVTGSAVQWLRDQLGIISGASQSEALARQVDDNGGVYFVPAFSGLFAPYWRSDARGAIVGLSRYNTNAHVARATLEAICYQSRDVVDAMEADSGVHLEVLKVDGGITANNLCMQIQADVLGVDVVRPVVAETTALGAGYAAGLAVGFWDGADDLRRNWQEDKRWTPAWTDEQRAEGYAGWQKAVQRTLDWVDVE; this is encoded by the coding sequence ATGATCTTCGACCACGACGGCGCCGAGGTCGGCCGCCATCAGCTCGAACACGAGCAGATCCTGCCGAAGGCCGGCTGGGTGGAGCACAACCCGGTCGAGATCTGGGAGCGCACCGCATCGGTGATGATGTCGGCGCTCAACCGGACCAACCTGTCGGCGACCGATCTGTGCGCGGTCGGCATCACCAACCAGCGGGAGACCGCCCTGGTGTGGAACCGGCGCACCGGGCGGCCGTACTACAACGCGATCGTCTGGCAGGACACCCGCACCGACCGCATCGCCACCGCGCTCGACCGCGACGGCCGCGGTGAGGTGATCCGCCGCAAGGCCGGGCTGCCGCCGGCGACGTACTTCTCCGCGGGCAAGGTGCAGTGGATCCTCGACAACGTCGACGGCGTGCGCGAGGCCGCCGAGAAGGGCGACGCGCTCTTCGGCACCGCCGACAGCTGGGTGGTGTGGAATCTGACCGGCGGGCCGCGCGGCGGTGTGCACGTGACCGACGTGACCAACGCCAGCCGCACCATGCTGATGGACCTGGAGACGCTCGACTGGGACGACGAGCTGTTGTCGTTCTTCGGCATTCCGCGTCAGATGCTGCCGGAGATCAAGCCGTCGTCGTGCCCGGACTGCCACGGCGTCACCCGCGAGGACGGACCGCTCGGCGGTGAGGTGCCGATCACCGGCATCCTCGGCGACCAGCAGGCCGCGATGGTCGGACAGGTGTGCCTTTCGGCGGGGGAGGCCAAGAACACCTACGGCACAGGCAATTTCCTGCTGCTCAACACGGGCGAGAAGATCGTCCGCTCGGACAACGGGCTGCTCACCACGGTCTGCTACCAGTTCGCGCCCAGAGATGGTGGTCCAGCGAAACCCGTTTACGCGCTGGAGGGTTCGATCGCCGTGACCGGGTCGGCGGTCCAGTGGCTGCGCGATCAGCTCGGCATCATCAGCGGCGCGTCGCAGAGTGAGGCGCTGGCCCGGCAGGTCGACGACAACGGCGGGGTGTACTTCGTGCCCGCGTTCTCGGGATTGTTTGCGCCCTATTGGCGTTCGGATGCCCGCGGCGCGATCGTAGGGCTGTCGCGGTACAACACCAACGCCCACGTGGCCCGCGCGACGCTGGAGGCGATCTGCTACCAGAGCCGCGATGTCGTCGACGCGATGGAAGCCGACTCCGGTGTGCACCTGGAAGTGCTCAAGGTCGACGGCGGCATCACCGCCAACAATCTGTGCATGCAGATCCAGGCCGACGTGCTCGGCGTCGACGTGGTCCGGCCGGTGGTGGCCGAAACCACCGCGCTGGGGGCGGGTTACGCGGCCGGGCTGGCGGTCGGGTTCTGGGACGGCGCCGACGATCTGCGCCGCAACTGGCAGGAGGACAAGCGCTGGACGCCGGCGTGGACCGACGAACAGCGCGCCGAGGGATACGCCGGCTGGCAGAAAGCTGTCCAGCGCACCCTCGACTGGGTCGACGTCGAGTGA
- a CDS encoding carotenoid oxygenase family protein, whose translation MTDTTDTSALFGTGQFFQKGNYAPVADELTAFDLPVEGQIPQDLDGWYLRNGPNPRQPTEHWFTGDGMIHGVRIEGGRAAWYRNRWVRTESFENHFGVYNADGTRNLHSSVANTHVVNHAGKTLALVESSLPYEISNDLETIGAYDFGGRLVDSMTAHPKICPTTGELHFFGYGNLFEPHVTYHRADADGQLTVNRPIDVKALTMMHDFAMTSGHVVFMDLPIVFNMDIALKGEGDMPYRWDDDYGARLGVLRRDDPFGEIRWFDIDPCYVFHVVNAYDDGDTLVVQAVRYPELWRGTGGFETDGVLWSWTVNLVTGAVREGQLDDRAVEFPRIDDRLAGLPARYAVSVGDHRLVRYDLTTGAATEHVFGTADAPGGPGEAVFVPASSGPADETNGWYLAYVYDPGRDGSDLVILDAADIAAPPVAKIALPQRVPYGFHGNWIEG comes from the coding sequence ATGACCGACACCACCGACACCTCCGCCCTGTTCGGCACCGGCCAGTTCTTCCAGAAGGGCAACTACGCCCCTGTCGCCGATGAACTCACCGCGTTCGACCTTCCCGTCGAGGGCCAGATCCCCCAGGACCTCGACGGCTGGTACCTGCGCAACGGACCGAACCCGCGACAACCCACCGAGCACTGGTTCACCGGCGACGGCATGATCCACGGCGTGCGTATCGAAGGCGGCCGCGCCGCCTGGTATCGCAACCGGTGGGTGCGCACGGAGAGCTTCGAGAACCACTTCGGCGTCTACAACGCCGACGGCACGCGCAACCTGCACTCGAGCGTCGCCAACACCCACGTCGTCAACCATGCGGGAAAGACCCTGGCGCTCGTCGAATCCTCATTGCCTTACGAGATCTCGAACGATCTGGAGACCATCGGCGCCTACGACTTCGGCGGCCGGCTCGTCGACTCCATGACCGCGCACCCGAAGATCTGCCCGACCACCGGGGAGTTGCACTTCTTCGGATACGGGAACCTGTTCGAACCGCACGTGACCTACCACCGGGCCGACGCCGACGGCCAGCTGACCGTCAACCGGCCGATCGACGTCAAAGCGCTGACGATGATGCACGACTTCGCGATGACCAGCGGGCACGTCGTGTTCATGGACCTGCCGATCGTGTTCAACATGGACATCGCGCTCAAGGGCGAAGGCGACATGCCCTACCGCTGGGACGACGACTACGGCGCCCGCCTGGGCGTACTGCGCCGCGACGACCCGTTCGGCGAGATCCGCTGGTTCGACATCGACCCGTGCTACGTCTTCCACGTCGTCAACGCCTACGACGACGGCGACACACTGGTGGTCCAGGCTGTGCGCTACCCCGAATTATGGCGCGGCACTGGGGGATTCGAGACCGACGGCGTGCTGTGGAGCTGGACGGTGAATCTGGTGACCGGCGCCGTGCGCGAGGGTCAACTCGACGACCGGGCGGTGGAGTTCCCCCGCATCGACGACCGGCTGGCGGGGCTGCCGGCCCGTTACGCGGTGTCGGTGGGCGATCACCGGCTGGTGCGCTACGACCTGACGACCGGCGCCGCGACCGAACATGTCTTCGGCACCGCGGACGCACCCGGCGGACCGGGCGAGGCGGTGTTCGTCCCCGCCAGCTCGGGACCCGCGGACGAAACCAACGGGTGGTACCTGGCATACGTCTACGACCCGGGCCGCGACGGCAGCGATCTGGTGATCCTCGACGCCGCCGACATCGCGGCGCCGCCGGTGGCGAAGATCGCCCTGCCCCAACGTGTTCCGTACGGCTTCCACGGCAACTGGATCGAGGGGTAA
- a CDS encoding RDD family protein, which produces MVSQPEPVVTGDAVVLDVQTAQLPIRALSAMIDILVVFVGYVLGVVLWAITLSDFDTALSAAVLIIFTVLTLVGYPVVFETATRGRTLGKMALGLRVVSEDGGPERFRQALFRALAGFIELWMLAGGPAAVCSLLSPKGKRIGDIFAGTVVISERAPRMSPPPVMPPALAWWAASLELSALGPEQAELARQFLSRASQLEPRLRDEMAYRIAGEVVARISPPPPPGTPPQYVLAAVLAERHRRELARLVPAPATWPAPPAAGPSYAAAAPPPGSGFTPPG; this is translated from the coding sequence ATGGTCTCCCAGCCCGAACCGGTGGTGACCGGTGACGCGGTGGTCCTCGACGTGCAGACCGCCCAGCTGCCGATCCGGGCGCTGTCGGCGATGATCGACATCCTTGTCGTGTTCGTCGGATACGTACTGGGCGTCGTCCTGTGGGCGATCACGTTGAGCGACTTCGACACCGCGCTGTCGGCGGCGGTGCTGATCATCTTCACCGTGCTCACGCTCGTGGGCTACCCCGTCGTCTTCGAGACCGCCACCCGGGGCCGGACGCTGGGCAAGATGGCACTCGGGCTGCGCGTGGTGTCCGAGGACGGCGGCCCGGAACGATTCCGGCAAGCTCTGTTTCGAGCACTGGCCGGGTTCATCGAGCTGTGGATGCTCGCCGGGGGGCCGGCCGCGGTGTGCAGTCTGCTGTCGCCGAAAGGCAAGCGCATCGGCGACATCTTCGCCGGCACCGTGGTGATCAGCGAACGGGCGCCGCGGATGAGCCCGCCGCCGGTGATGCCGCCCGCGCTGGCGTGGTGGGCGGCGTCGCTGGAACTGTCGGCACTCGGTCCGGAGCAGGCCGAGCTGGCCCGCCAGTTCCTGTCGCGGGCAAGCCAACTGGAGCCCCGCCTGCGCGACGAGATGGCCTACCGCATCGCCGGCGAGGTCGTCGCGCGGATCTCGCCGCCACCGCCGCCCGGTACACCACCGCAATACGTGCTGGCCGCCGTGCTGGCCGAACGGCACCGCCGGGAACTCGCCCGGCTGGTGCCCGCCCCGGCGACGTGGCCGGCGCCCCCGGCGGCGGGGCCGTCCTATGCCGCCGCGGCGCCGCCGCCGGGTTCGGGTTTCACCCCGCCGGGCTGA
- a CDS encoding class I SAM-dependent methyltransferase, with translation MDHMGTQIADIDRMPRGGPRASCLDRLLETDRLEYLDRDSEGDAAMEARKRSVVRALERTGEFFGHHDKFAEIALAEIADVPDPKVLELGAGHGGLSRRLLDAHPTAEVTVTDIDETSVAAMAEGELGHHRRARVQIMDATAIDAPDGAFDLAVFALSFHHLSPSQAARAISEGTRVAGTLLIVDLPRPPAPLHVMRLLTMLPFAPFVPFVHDGVISSLRTYSPSALRALAAHADPTIEVELRGGVLSEQIVLARRTAA, from the coding sequence ATGGACCACATGGGTACGCAGATCGCCGACATCGACCGGATGCCCCGCGGTGGCCCGCGCGCGTCGTGCCTGGACCGGCTCCTGGAGACCGACCGGCTCGAGTACCTCGACCGCGACTCCGAGGGAGACGCGGCAATGGAAGCCCGCAAGCGCAGCGTCGTGCGCGCCCTCGAGCGCACCGGTGAGTTCTTCGGCCATCACGACAAGTTCGCCGAGATCGCGCTGGCGGAGATCGCGGACGTGCCCGACCCGAAGGTGCTCGAACTCGGTGCCGGGCACGGCGGGCTGTCGCGCCGGCTGCTCGACGCACACCCCACCGCCGAGGTGACGGTGACCGATATCGACGAGACGTCGGTGGCGGCGATGGCCGAGGGCGAACTCGGCCACCATCGGCGGGCCCGGGTGCAGATCATGGACGCCACCGCGATCGACGCCCCCGACGGCGCGTTCGACCTCGCGGTGTTCGCGCTGTCGTTCCACCACCTGTCGCCGTCACAGGCCGCCCGCGCGATCTCCGAGGGCACCCGGGTCGCCGGCACCCTGCTGATCGTCGACCTGCCCCGGCCGCCCGCGCCGCTTCACGTCATGCGGCTGTTGACGATGCTGCCGTTCGCGCCGTTCGTCCCGTTCGTGCACGACGGGGTGATCAGCTCGCTGCGCACCTACAGCCCGTCGGCGCTGCGGGCGCTGGCTGCGCACGCCGATCCCACGATCGAGGTCGAGCTGCGCGGCGGCGTGCTCAGCGAGCAGATCGTGCTGGCGCGCCGCACCGCCGCCTGA